In one Mycobacteroides chelonae genomic region, the following are encoded:
- the ilvA gene encoding threonine ammonia-lyase codes for MVAFRALSERCGHEVRLKCENLQRTGSFKPRGAYNRISLLPDDQRVNGVVAASAGNHAQGVAWAATTLGIASTVFMPVGAALPKIVATRAYGATVHLTGTTIDDALLAATEFAAETGAVLIHPFDHRDVVAGQATVGLEILEQLPDVGTIVVPAGGGGLVAGIAAVVKAARPEVRIVAVQAAGAAAWPVSLQAGHPVALESMETMADGIAVGKPGAVPFEHVAALVDDVVTVSEEALSRGLLLCLERAKLVVEPAGAAAVAALLTLSAEELDLRGPVCAVLSGGNIDPLLLTHVITHGLRAAGRYLTVRVTVADAPGGLSGLLDVFRASGASVVDVTHWRNSERLRLGEVDVLATVETRGPEHRQAVLDAIVAAGLTVQEER; via the coding sequence GTGGTGGCTTTTCGGGCGCTCAGTGAACGCTGCGGTCACGAGGTGCGGCTCAAATGCGAAAACCTGCAACGCACAGGATCTTTCAAACCGCGTGGCGCCTACAACCGGATCAGCCTGTTGCCCGATGACCAGCGGGTGAACGGTGTGGTGGCCGCCAGCGCGGGTAATCACGCCCAGGGTGTGGCCTGGGCCGCGACCACGCTCGGCATCGCGTCCACGGTGTTCATGCCGGTGGGGGCCGCGCTGCCCAAGATCGTCGCGACCCGCGCCTACGGCGCCACGGTGCACCTCACCGGCACGACCATCGATGACGCGCTGTTGGCCGCGACGGAGTTCGCGGCGGAGACCGGCGCGGTACTCATCCACCCCTTCGACCATCGGGACGTCGTGGCCGGGCAGGCCACCGTCGGGCTGGAGATTCTGGAGCAGCTTCCCGATGTGGGCACCATCGTGGTGCCCGCGGGCGGCGGCGGGCTGGTCGCGGGCATTGCAGCGGTAGTCAAAGCGGCTCGGCCCGAGGTGCGGATCGTCGCGGTACAGGCCGCGGGTGCGGCCGCCTGGCCGGTGTCGCTGCAGGCCGGGCATCCGGTGGCGCTGGAATCCATGGAGACCATGGCGGACGGCATCGCGGTAGGCAAGCCGGGGGCGGTGCCGTTCGAGCATGTGGCCGCGCTGGTCGATGACGTGGTCACGGTCAGTGAGGAGGCGCTCTCGCGCGGGCTGCTGCTGTGCCTGGAGCGGGCCAAGCTGGTGGTGGAGCCCGCCGGCGCTGCCGCGGTGGCGGCACTGCTCACGCTGTCCGCCGAGGAGCTGGACCTGCGCGGCCCGGTATGTGCGGTGCTTTCGGGCGGAAACATCGATCCGCTGCTGCTCACCCATGTCATCACCCACGGTCTGCGGGCGGCCGGTCGCTATCTGACGGTGCGTGTCACCGTCGCGGACGCGCCGGGCGGTCTGTCGGGTCTTCTCGACGTGTTCCGGGCGTCAGGAGCCAGCGTTGTCGACGTGACCCACTGGCGTAACAGCGAGCGTCTGCGTCTGGGTGAGGTGGATGTGCTGGCGACCGTCGAAACGCGGGGCCCAGAACACCGTCAGGCCGTCCTTGACGCAATCGTCGCGGCGGGCCTGACGGTCCAGGAAGAGCGGTAG
- a CDS encoding DUF4307 domain-containing protein has translation MQRPEDRYGTKPAKPNRGRWIAVGLTALVIVAGVAIAAIGYARLGPGDVKGELSAYKLVDSSTVSVTASVERKDPSRPAVCILRARSIDGNETGRREVLVPPSSQRSVPVTALVKTTRPPVTGDVYGCSLAVPPYLVAS, from the coding sequence GTGCAGCGACCAGAGGACCGTTACGGCACCAAGCCCGCCAAGCCCAACCGCGGCCGCTGGATCGCGGTCGGGCTGACCGCCTTGGTCATCGTGGCCGGGGTCGCAATCGCCGCGATCGGATATGCCCGATTGGGCCCCGGAGACGTCAAGGGCGAACTTTCCGCCTACAAGCTCGTGGACTCATCCACGGTGTCCGTCACGGCGTCGGTGGAACGGAAAGATCCGTCGCGACCGGCGGTCTGCATCCTGCGCGCGCGGTCCATCGACGGAAACGAGACCGGACGACGCGAGGTGTTGGTGCCCCCATCCTCACAGCGATCTGTGCCGGTCACAGCCCTGGTGAAGACCACCCGCCCCCCGGTGACCGGAGACGTCTACGGCTGCAGCCTGGCGGTTCCGCCGTATCTGGTCGCGTCCTGA
- a CDS encoding endonuclease domain-containing protein, with protein MGEIPWPFRSGEVLSIGAMTEHYMRTRYRQLYPGIYVPRDAEVSATQRAHAAWLWTARSGVIAGVAASAVHGAKWVDAGVTVDLIHRHHKIASGLQIHRDILTDNEVDRVEGLAVTSPARTAFDVGRWLPQAAAVERIDALVAATGLVIAQVEDVMKMHKGARGLALLKSTLALVDGGSESPQETRTRLLLVKSGFPPPQTQIRVFNRYGDFIARVDMGWEDLKVGVEFDGAQHWLDSRQRSRDIDRASELADEGWAIVRVSADMLRHRAGTVVARVDEALRNAAKPTTSASLTRISGQISA; from the coding sequence ATGGGGGAGATTCCGTGGCCGTTCCGCTCCGGCGAGGTGCTTTCCATCGGAGCGATGACCGAGCACTACATGCGTACCCGATACCGGCAGCTGTATCCGGGCATCTACGTTCCGCGTGACGCGGAGGTGAGCGCCACACAGCGCGCACACGCGGCGTGGTTATGGACAGCGCGCAGTGGCGTGATCGCCGGGGTGGCGGCATCGGCTGTGCATGGTGCCAAATGGGTCGACGCCGGTGTGACTGTGGACCTGATCCATCGTCACCACAAGATTGCGAGCGGCCTACAAATCCATCGAGATATCTTGACAGACAACGAGGTTGATCGCGTCGAGGGGCTTGCCGTCACGAGTCCTGCGCGCACTGCCTTCGATGTGGGTAGGTGGTTGCCGCAGGCCGCGGCCGTCGAGCGGATAGACGCCCTCGTGGCAGCGACCGGGTTGGTGATTGCACAGGTCGAGGACGTCATGAAGATGCACAAAGGGGCCCGCGGCCTGGCTCTGCTGAAGAGCACGTTGGCACTGGTTGACGGGGGTTCCGAATCGCCGCAGGAGACGAGAACCCGACTGCTGTTGGTGAAATCGGGGTTTCCGCCGCCGCAGACGCAGATACGTGTGTTCAACCGCTATGGCGATTTCATCGCCCGTGTCGACATGGGGTGGGAGGACCTGAAGGTTGGTGTCGAATTCGATGGAGCTCAACACTGGTTGGACTCTCGTCAGCGGTCTCGTGATATCGATCGGGCCTCGGAGTTGGCGGACGAGGGTTGGGCGATCGTGCGAGTGAGTGCCGACATGCTTCGTCACCGAGCTGGCACCGTGGTCGCTCGCGTCGATGAGGCGCTCAGAAATGCTGCCAAGCCCACAACGAGCGCGAGCCTCACGCGGATTTCGGGTCAGATTTCCGCGTGA
- the greA gene encoding transcription elongation factor GreA, protein MTDTQVTWLTQESHDRLKAELDQLIANRPVIAAEINERREEGDLRENGGYHAAREEQGQQEARIRQLQELLNNAKVGEVPTQSGIALPGSVVKVYYDGDKDDTETFLIATRQEGVKDGKLEVYSPSSPLGGALIDAKVGETRSYTVPNGAEVKVTLVSAEPYHD, encoded by the coding sequence ATGACCGACACCCAGGTGACCTGGCTGACCCAGGAGTCACATGATCGGCTCAAGGCGGAACTCGACCAACTGATCGCCAACCGCCCCGTCATCGCCGCCGAGATCAACGAGCGCCGCGAAGAGGGAGACCTGCGCGAGAACGGCGGCTACCACGCCGCACGCGAAGAGCAGGGCCAGCAGGAAGCGCGCATCCGTCAGCTGCAAGAGCTGCTCAACAACGCGAAGGTCGGTGAGGTCCCGACGCAGTCCGGCATCGCACTGCCCGGCTCGGTCGTCAAGGTGTACTACGACGGAGACAAGGACGACACCGAGACCTTCCTCATCGCCACCCGCCAGGAGGGCGTCAAGGACGGCAAGCTCGAGGTGTACTCCCCCAGCTCACCGCTGGGTGGCGCACTCATCGACGCCAAGGTCGGCGAGACCCGCAGCTACACCGTGCCCAACGGCGCCGAGGTCAAGGTGACGCTCGTCAGCGCCGAGCCCTACCACGACTGA